In one Halorubrum sp. CBA1229 genomic region, the following are encoded:
- a CDS encoding VirB4 family type IV secretion system protein encodes MREALVISGVESLSPSLLVGGLMAGGSILVVGLLLGVWMQARQPDRDPEVDLSAFVEPPERAPQRDTEVAPPRERQQAAVAPAAVEWESRCARVGDEWTTTLYIADWPDYPSDGYLSELFTLTDVRFHVMAHFRPQDQERALDQLQATADDLKVDADLESSVRSTYLQDRASEAAAMYRAVEAGARVFSQALLVTVRADDRETLDRDVRRVKRTLREQPAELAPKTAICAQDRALRGAAPLGGPVLDRRTTCVSGAVGALLASPHRPTLLESDGVEVGVHRHTDTPVVIDPFARENGYATFTVGDPGSGKSFGAKQRFIRSVAHHEDRIGVILEPLNDWAGVADALGAQRITVGGTRGINPLEITPMPQPVREQLGADASPFTEKKERVVSFLTNFFAQRGITLGDRRTTLELAIDAAYREAGITEDLTTHDRESPTLRDVIDVLEAFVAAPEQQTLRIEAEAEKLQADATWLIDQLRPFAPDGQFAHLGRSSEIDFADTDLLYLDLAQQEGRVGGRTTLVMQLLISLVYERAKQTDKEVVFVIDEARYVLRDAENLAFLETIFRHHRHHDLSLQLVTQTVDEFFERPEAEMILDQCAIKYFHRLDGMDDHWADEFGLNHAQKRFVQEAVPGNEELGYAEALVGVDGEWRGIEVRALDAEAAVIENEYD; translated from the coding sequence ATGCGTGAGGCGCTCGTAATCAGTGGCGTTGAGTCGCTCTCGCCGTCGCTGCTCGTCGGCGGGCTGATGGCGGGGGGTAGCATCCTCGTTGTGGGGCTCCTGTTGGGGGTGTGGATGCAGGCGCGCCAACCCGATCGTGATCCGGAGGTGGATCTGTCGGCGTTCGTTGAGCCGCCTGAGAGAGCGCCACAGCGGGATACGGAGGTGGCCCCACCCCGGGAGCGCCAACAGGCTGCGGTCGCGCCGGCAGCTGTCGAGTGGGAGAGTCGGTGCGCACGGGTCGGCGATGAGTGGACGACCACGCTCTATATCGCGGATTGGCCGGATTATCCGAGCGATGGGTACCTGAGTGAGCTGTTCACCCTCACCGACGTCCGGTTTCACGTGATGGCGCATTTCCGACCGCAGGATCAGGAGCGGGCGCTCGACCAGCTGCAGGCGACCGCCGACGATCTGAAAGTGGATGCGGATCTCGAGTCGAGCGTCCGCAGCACGTATCTGCAGGATCGGGCGAGTGAGGCAGCGGCGATGTATCGGGCTGTCGAAGCCGGGGCGCGGGTGTTCTCACAGGCGCTGCTCGTGACCGTCCGGGCCGACGACCGGGAGACGCTTGATCGGGATGTGCGCCGCGTGAAGCGCACGCTCCGTGAGCAGCCGGCGGAGCTGGCGCCGAAGACCGCAATCTGCGCGCAGGACCGGGCGTTGCGCGGGGCGGCACCGCTCGGCGGGCCCGTGTTGGATCGCAGGACGACGTGTGTCAGCGGCGCGGTGGGCGCGCTGTTGGCGTCGCCGCATCGCCCCACGTTATTGGAGTCAGATGGCGTCGAGGTGGGGGTGCATCGACATACGGACACGCCGGTGGTGATCGACCCGTTTGCGCGTGAGAACGGGTACGCGACGTTTACTGTTGGGGATCCGGGCTCCGGGAAGAGCTTCGGCGCGAAACAGCGGTTTATTCGGTCGGTGGCGCATCACGAGGACCGAATTGGGGTGATCTTAGAGCCGCTCAACGATTGGGCGGGGGTGGCAGACGCATTAGGTGCCCAGCGCATTACCGTGGGTGGCACCCGGGGAATCAATCCGCTCGAGATTACGCCGATGCCACAACCGGTGCGCGAACAACTGGGGGCCGATGCGAGTCCCTTCACCGAAAAGAAAGAGCGCGTGGTGAGCTTTCTGACGAACTTCTTCGCGCAGCGGGGGATCACGCTTGGGGATCGGCGCACGACGCTGGAGTTAGCGATTGATGCCGCGTACCGGGAGGCGGGCATTACGGAGGATCTGACGACCCACGATCGCGAGAGTCCGACGCTGCGGGATGTAATTGATGTGCTTGAAGCGTTTGTGGCGGCCCCAGAACAGCAGACGCTCCGGATCGAGGCCGAAGCGGAGAAGCTGCAGGCGGATGCCACGTGGCTTATCGACCAGTTGCGGCCGTTTGCGCCGGACGGGCAGTTTGCACATCTCGGTCGGTCGAGCGAGATCGATTTTGCGGATACCGATCTGCTCTATTTGGATTTAGCCCAGCAGGAGGGGCGGGTCGGCGGGCGTACGACGCTGGTGATGCAATTGTTAATCTCGTTGGTATACGAGCGAGCCAAACAGACGGACAAGGAGGTGGTGTTCGTGATTGATGAAGCGCGGTACGTGTTGCGTGATGCCGAGAATCTCGCCTTCTTAGAGACCATCTTTCGGCATCACCGCCACCACGATCTGTCGCTGCAGTTGGTTACCCAAACCGTCGATGAGTTCTTTGAGCGGCCCGAAGCTGAGATGATCCTCGACCAGTGTGCGATCAAGTACTTCCATCGGTTGGATGGGATGGACGACCACTGGGCCGACGAATTCGGGTTAAATCACGCCCAGAAGCGGTTCGTGCAGGAGGCGGTGCCGGGAAATGAGGAACTCGGGTATGCGGAGGCGCTCGTTGGGGTTGACGGGGAGTGGCGCGGGATCGAGGTGCGGGCGTTGGACGCTGAAGCGGCCGTAATCGAGAACGAGTACGATTGA